DNA from Pseudomonas mendocina:
GGCGGCGGGTCTGGGCGGCGTTCTGGAAACGTGAACGGCCACCGCTGGCCGATTCCACCACCAGTTCGTCGTCGGTATCGATCTGGAACAGTGCCAGTTGCAGGCTGGTGGCCTCGGCCAGGCGCGCCTTTAGGCCGACTTCGATCTGCTCGCTGGTGGCTGGTTTCAGGTCGAAGCCGAAACCGCCACCGTTGCCGGAATAGGACAGCTCGTTCAGCGTCGGCGTCTCCACGCCCTTGCCCCAACTGGCGTAGATATTCAGGCTTGGCAGCAGGGCATAGCTGGCGCCCAGGGTCGGTGTGAGCTCGCGGTAGGTCACCGAGCCGCTGTCGTCGCCATTGCTCAGAAAGCGGTCATCCACGTCGAATTCTACCTGGCTGTGGCGCAGACCGGCCTGCAGGTCGAGCTTGCCCAGTTGCCAGGCTGCCTGGACATAGGGCGACAGGCTGGTGACCTCGTTGCGCTCGTCGCGGCGCAGGTTGCCTTTCACGCCCAGGGTGGTGCCGACGAAGTTCTCGTAACCCTGGCGGTCATCGCGCGAGTAGTCGTAATCCAACCCTGTCGTAACCGTCAGCAGGCTGCTGCCCAGGTCGAATGATTGAATCCAGCGATTACCGATGCCATGGAAGCGTCGCTCGAAGTCGATCACTCCACCAGATTGTGTTGGGTTGTTTTCTTGGAACGCCTTCCCAATCGACTGGTACTGAATCACCCGTCGCGTGCCGCTATACAGCGTGCTCTGCCAGGTGCCGTGGGCGAAGCTGCGTTCGTAGTTGAGCGCGAGCTGACGATGGTCGACGGTCTTGCGTGTATTGAATTCCAGGGCGCTGGGGGCTGCGGCACGGCGGTCGCTCTGTACCTGTTGCCAGGTCAAACCCTGTGGGTCTTGCGTGTCGTTCTGATCCAGCTCGCTGAAGCTCAGGCTGAGCTTGCTGACATCGTCCGGGTACAGGGTCAGCTTGGCGAAGGTCTTGTCGAGGATGGCGCCGCTGTGGTCGCGATAACCGTCGGTTTCGAAGTGCGAGCGGTTGATGATGAAACCGGCCTTGTCGTTGCCACCTTCGGCGGCGACGCGGGTACGGCTGGTACCGTAGGCGGCCTGGGAGGTGTCGACCGATACCTTGGGCGCGCCTTCGCCATCGCGCGAGAACAACTGGATCACGCCGCCGGAGTTGCTGCCGTAGACACTGGCGAACGGGCCGCGCAGGACTTCGATGCGTTCCAGGGTGTCGAGGTCGAAGGTCGCCGCCTGACCCTGACCATCCGGGTTGGACAGCGGCACGCCATCGGCCAATAGCTTGATGCCGCGAATGCCGAAGGCCGAGCGGGCGCCGAAGCCGCGCGAGGAGATCTGCAGATCCTGGGCGTAGTTCTGCCGGTTCTGCACCACCAGCCCCGGCACGCTGCCGAGCGCTTCTGACAGGTTGACGCCCGGTTTGCCCAGGGTGGCCTGTTCGGCGTCGATGCGGTTGACGGAGAAGGGCAGTTGCCAGCCGCTGGCCTGATAGCGGCTGCCGGTGATCACCAGTTCGTCGATCTCGTAGGGCGTCTGCTCGGCCAGTGTCAGTCCCGGGAGCAGAGCGATGCAGGTCAACTTGAGGCGCATGGAGCGATCCTTCTTCAGGTTCTTCTTGTGCGTACCGTACAGGTGCGGTCGATGTTCATCGCGACGCAGACGTTGCCGACGTTGTATCGCGTCGCAGGGCAAGGTCATCGATGGCCGCTGGAGCGAGTGACATCCATGGGCCGTGCCAGGTTTGATGAACGCTTGGCGAGCCACGTGCGCGCAAGGGTTGAGTTGTCTCGAAAATGCCGTCCAATGACCATGGCCAGAAGGTTTCCAGCGGCTTCGACATTGGTCGTGGTTCTTTGGTCGCATGCTGGTGCTGTGCGGCTCTGCGTGGTTTCCAAGTATGCAAGACGAGCCTCGCAGGGTAGCAGGCGAACCTACGGGATACGGTCGTGAGCGAGGTGAATTTGTTTCCCCGCATTTGCCGCGGCACTGCGGCCTGCTGCTGTAGCGTCGCTGCAACAGCTGTCGCGTTCGGCGCTACACCTGTTGCGCGACAGTGCTCCATGCGTTGTCGTCGTCAACTGCGCAAGGCCCCATAAAACAAGGGCTGCGCCCATTCTCCAGGCCCTGGCACAGCCGTTGCTCCAGCGCTTGCAAGCCGCGATATCGCGTTCGCGGTCACAACAAGAACTGGAGAAAAACCATGAGTTCGATTGGCCTCGACTTGCCTATCGCCCGCTCGACGCTCGACAGGCAACCCACCTTGCGCCTCCCACGTACTGCCCTGGTCGCAGCTTTGCTGCTGACCGGCTTCTGTCAGGCGGTGCAGGCCGCCGATGTCGACGGCAAGCGCATCATCGCCGCCGACCAGGAACCCGGTAACTGGATGAGCCACGGGCGTACCTACGACGAACAACGCTATAGCCCGCTGGAGCAGATCGACCAGCAGAACGTCGACCAGCTCGGCCTGGCCTGGAGCTACAAGCTGGACATCGATCGTGGTGTGGAAGCCACGCCTATCGTGGTCGATGGCGTGATGTACACCACCGGGCCGTTCTCGGTGGTCTACGCCCTGGATGCGCGTAACGGCAAGCTGTTGTGGAAGTACGACCCGAAATCCGACCGCAGCCGTGCCGGCGAAGCCTGCTGCGACGCGGTCAACCGTGGCGTGGCCGTGTGGAAGGGCAAGGTCTACGTCGGAGTGCTAGACGGCCGTCTGGAGGCTATTGACGCCAAGACGGGCGAACGCGTCTGGTCCGTCGACACCCGCGCCGATCACAAGCGTAGCTACACCATTACCGGTGCGCCGCGCGTGGTGAACGGCAAGGTGATCATCGGCAATGGCGGTGCCGAGTTTGGCGTGCGCGGTTACGTGACCGCCTACGATGCCGAAAGCGGCAAGCAGGCCTGGCGCTTCTACACGGTGCCGGGCGACCCCAAGCTGCCACCGGAAGACAAAGCCATGGAAATTGCTGCCAAGACCTGGCACGGCGATGCCTTCGCCGAACAGGGCGGCGGCGGTACCGCCTGGGATTCCTTCGCCTTCGACCCGGAGCTGAACCTGCTCTACATCGGTGTCGGCAACGGCTCGCTGTGGGATCCGAAGTGGCGCAGCCAGGCCAAGGGCGACAACCTGTTCCTGTCGTCAATCGTCGCCATCGATGCCGATACCGGCGAGTATGCCTGGCACTACCAGACCACACCGGGCGACGCCTGGGACTTCACCGCCACCCAACACATGATCCTCGCCGAGCTGCAGATCGACGGCAAGGAGCGCAAGGTGCTGATGCAGGCGCCGAAGAACGGCTTCTTCTACGTCATCGACCGTGCCACGGGCGAGTTGCTGTCGGCCGAGAACATCGTGCCGGTGAACTGGGCCAAGGGCATCGACATGAAGACCGGTCGACCCATCGTCGACGACGAGGCCGCCGCCTATTGGAAAGATGGCAAGCGCAAGCTGGTGACCCCGGCGTTCTGGGGGGCGCATGACTGGCACCCTATGTCGTTCAACCCCAAGACCGGCCTGGTCTACATTCCGGCGCACATCATGTCCGCCTACTACGAGCACATCCCGCAGGCGCCTGCGCGCAACCCGTTCAAGAGCATGTACCAGCTCGGCCTGCGCACCGGCATGATGCCGGAAGGCCCGGATGGCCTGCTGGAGATGGCCAAGACCTGGTCCGGCAAGCTGATCGCCTGGGATCCGGTGAAGCAGAAGGCCGCCTGGGAGGTGCCCTACATCACCATCTTCAACGGCGGCACGCTGAGCACTGCCGGCAATCTGGTGTTCGAGGGCAGCGCAGATGGTCGGGTGATCGCCTACGCCGCCGAGGATGGCAAGAAGCTCTGGGAACAGCCGGCTGCTAGTGGCGTGATGGCTGCGCCGATCACCTACTCGGTGGACGGTGAGCAATACGTGACCTTCATGGCTGGCTGGGGTGGGGCGTTCTCCACCTTCGCTGGCGCCCTGTCGCTACGGGCCGGCGTGCAGCCTTTCGCTCAGGTGCTGACCTACAAGCTCGGCGGCACCGCCAAGCTGCAGGAGCCGGCGCCGCCTGCCGATGCGCCGAAGCCGCCGGCACTGACAGCCGATGCCGCCACCGTCGAGGCCGGCGCCAAGCTGTACGACGGCTATTGCTCGCAGTGCCATGGCATCCACGCCGTGAGCGGTGGTGTGCTGCCGGATCTGCGCAAGCTGGCGCCGGAGAAGCACGAGATGTTCCTCGGCATCCTCTATGGCGGCCGCGTGCCCGACGGCATGCCGTCGTTCGCCGAGGCCTTCGATGCCAAGCAAGTCGATCAGATTCACCAGTACCTGATCAAGCGTGCCCACGACCTTCAGCAGGAAGGCGACGCCTGGAAGAAATTCAGCGCCAACTGACCCATACGGGCGCATGCCGGCCTGGCATGCGCTCGTCCGCCCACTCCGCATAGCGAGAGCGACCATGAGCGAAACCACCTACCAAAACTACATCGACAGCGCCTTCGTCGGCAGCGACAAGCTGATCGAAGTGCGTAACCCGGCCAACGGCGAACTGCTGGCGCGTATCCCAGAGGCCAGCAGCGAGCAGGTCGACCACGCCATCGCTGCCGCACGCCAGGCGCAGAAGGGCTGGGCCGCCAAGCCGGCTATCGAACGTGCCGGCTACCTGCGCCGTATTGCCGAAAAGGTGCGCGCCAATGCGCCGCGCCTGGCCCGGATCATCACCCAGGAAGGCGGCAAGGTGCCGGCGCTGGCCGAGGTGGAAGTCAACTTCACCGCCGACTACCTCGATTACATGGCCGAATGGGCACGCCGCCTGGAAGGCGAGGTGTTGACCAGCGATCGCGCCGGCGAGCATATCTTCCTGCTGCGCAAGCCGCTGGGCGTGGTGGCCGGCATCTTGCCGTGGAATTTCCCGTTCTTCCTGATCGCGCGCAAGATGGCGCCGGCGCTGCTGACCGGTAACACCATCGTCATCAAGCCCAGCGAGGAAACCCCGATCAACTGCTTCGAGTTCGCCAGGCTGGTGGCTGAAGTCGAGCTGCCGACTGGTGTGTTCAACGTCGTCGGTGGCACTGGCGCAGGGGCCGGCAGTGCACTGACCCGTCATGCTGGCGTCGACCTGATCAGCTTCACCGGCAGCGTCGGCACCGGCTCGCGGATCATGGCCGCCGCTGCGCCACATATCACCAAGCTCAACCTGGAACTGGGAGGCAAGGCGCCGGCCATCGTCCTGGCCGATGCTGATCTGGATCTGGCGGTCAACGCCATCAAGGCTTCGCGGGTGATCAACACCGGACAGGTGTGCAACTGTGCTGAGCGCGTCTACGTCGAGCGCAAGGTGGCGGATCAGTTCATCGATCGAATCGCCTCGGCAATGGCGGCTACCCGCTATGGCGATCCGTCCGCCCAGGCCGATCTGGACATGGGGCCGCTGATCAACCAGGCCGGTCTGGACAAGGTGGCGCAGATGGTGCGCACGGCAGTCGGGCAGGGCGCGCAGGTGATTACCGGCGGCAATATTGCTGACCTGGGCAAGGGCTTTCACTATCAGCCGACGGTGCTTGCCGGCTGCGCCACCGACATGGAAATCATGCGCAAGGAAATCTTCGGTCCTGTGCTGCCGATCCAGATCGTCGATGATCTCGACGAGGCTATCGCGCGGGCCAACGACAGCGAGTACGGCCTGACCTCGTCGATCTACACCCGTAACCTCAGTGCTGCGCTCAAGGCCAGCCGTGAGCTGGACTTCGGCGAGACCTACATCAACCGTGAGAACTTCGAGGCGATGCAGGGCTTCCATGCCGGCACGCGCAAGTCCGGCATCGGCGGCGCGGATGGCAAGCATGGGCTGTACGAGTACACCCATACCCATGTGATCTACGCGCAGGAATAACGAGCGATGCTTGAGCGGGCCGGCGCGTGAGTGCCAGTTCGCTCTTTTTGTCTGTTCGAGTGAGGCGATACACAGGCGGGACTACGCTTCAGCCGACCTGGTGGTGGGGCCGAACGGTGCCATCTGACACTACCGGTAGGGTGCGACATGCCTAC
Protein-coding regions in this window:
- a CDS encoding TonB-dependent receptor codes for the protein MRLKLTCIALLPGLTLAEQTPYEIDELVITGSRYQASGWQLPFSVNRIDAEQATLGKPGVNLSEALGSVPGLVVQNRQNYAQDLQISSRGFGARSAFGIRGIKLLADGVPLSNPDGQGQAATFDLDTLERIEVLRGPFASVYGSNSGGVIQLFSRDGEGAPKVSVDTSQAAYGTSRTRVAAEGGNDKAGFIINRSHFETDGYRDHSGAILDKTFAKLTLYPDDVSKLSLSFSELDQNDTQDPQGLTWQQVQSDRRAAAPSALEFNTRKTVDHRQLALNYERSFAHGTWQSTLYSGTRRVIQYQSIGKAFQENNPTQSGGVIDFERRFHGIGNRWIQSFDLGSSLLTVTTGLDYDYSRDDRQGYENFVGTTLGVKGNLRRDERNEVTSLSPYVQAAWQLGKLDLQAGLRHSQVEFDVDDRFLSNGDDSGSVTYRELTPTLGASYALLPSLNIYASWGKGVETPTLNELSYSGNGGGFGFDLKPATSEQIEVGLKARLAEATSLQLALFQIDTDDELVVESASGGRSRFQNAAQTRRRGIELALESRLSETLRANLAYTHIDATYSKDFTSNGRLIESGNHLPGIPTRSLYGELAWQPVGWFSTAVEGLYRSQLYVEDSNTAKAAPSYALFNWQARFEQKAGALTFNQVLRIDNLFDREYIGSVIVGDGNGRYYEPGPERAWYVGAGVQYQFD
- a CDS encoding PQQ-dependent dehydrogenase, methanol/ethanol family codes for the protein MSSIGLDLPIARSTLDRQPTLRLPRTALVAALLLTGFCQAVQAADVDGKRIIAADQEPGNWMSHGRTYDEQRYSPLEQIDQQNVDQLGLAWSYKLDIDRGVEATPIVVDGVMYTTGPFSVVYALDARNGKLLWKYDPKSDRSRAGEACCDAVNRGVAVWKGKVYVGVLDGRLEAIDAKTGERVWSVDTRADHKRSYTITGAPRVVNGKVIIGNGGAEFGVRGYVTAYDAESGKQAWRFYTVPGDPKLPPEDKAMEIAAKTWHGDAFAEQGGGGTAWDSFAFDPELNLLYIGVGNGSLWDPKWRSQAKGDNLFLSSIVAIDADTGEYAWHYQTTPGDAWDFTATQHMILAELQIDGKERKVLMQAPKNGFFYVIDRATGELLSAENIVPVNWAKGIDMKTGRPIVDDEAAAYWKDGKRKLVTPAFWGAHDWHPMSFNPKTGLVYIPAHIMSAYYEHIPQAPARNPFKSMYQLGLRTGMMPEGPDGLLEMAKTWSGKLIAWDPVKQKAAWEVPYITIFNGGTLSTAGNLVFEGSADGRVIAYAAEDGKKLWEQPAASGVMAAPITYSVDGEQYVTFMAGWGGAFSTFAGALSLRAGVQPFAQVLTYKLGGTAKLQEPAPPADAPKPPALTADAATVEAGAKLYDGYCSQCHGIHAVSGGVLPDLRKLAPEKHEMFLGILYGGRVPDGMPSFAEAFDAKQVDQIHQYLIKRAHDLQQEGDAWKKFSAN
- the aldA gene encoding aldehyde dehydrogenase encodes the protein MSETTYQNYIDSAFVGSDKLIEVRNPANGELLARIPEASSEQVDHAIAAARQAQKGWAAKPAIERAGYLRRIAEKVRANAPRLARIITQEGGKVPALAEVEVNFTADYLDYMAEWARRLEGEVLTSDRAGEHIFLLRKPLGVVAGILPWNFPFFLIARKMAPALLTGNTIVIKPSEETPINCFEFARLVAEVELPTGVFNVVGGTGAGAGSALTRHAGVDLISFTGSVGTGSRIMAAAAPHITKLNLELGGKAPAIVLADADLDLAVNAIKASRVINTGQVCNCAERVYVERKVADQFIDRIASAMAATRYGDPSAQADLDMGPLINQAGLDKVAQMVRTAVGQGAQVITGGNIADLGKGFHYQPTVLAGCATDMEIMRKEIFGPVLPIQIVDDLDEAIARANDSEYGLTSSIYTRNLSAALKASRELDFGETYINRENFEAMQGFHAGTRKSGIGGADGKHGLYEYTHTHVIYAQE